GGAAAAGTTGCAGCCGCGCCGGACCCGTGGCCGGCGTCGGATGCAACGCCTAGTTAGATGTTTTACGGCATTTCAATACCACCATGCGGAGGGCGGCAACGAATCACACGCCTCAGCGCTTTTTGCCAACCGGCCAAGAAACCGTTTTCCCGCAGGGATAGTAATGTATACTCAGAACACGATGGCTCAAATCGACATGACTTTCTGATCCTTTCCGAAGCTAATCGGCGGTATAACAAGATCATTTTTTCACTTAAGATGATCAATACATTATGCCTGTTTTCTAAAGGTGATAACATAGTAAAGTCCTTCTGCTGCTTTTTTGCCTAATAATCCAGCGAGGCACCCCGGCTGCAACTGAACCCCGATAGAATCAACTCGGTAAAAATCCCATCCTTGATCTGCCATCTGATTGACAACAGATTCCATGTAAGTGGCGGCCTCAGTACCTTTGTGTTCTTTCTCTTTTACCGAAATCATGGGTGGGACCTGAACCATTTTATATTTATATGACACAGTTTTCCTCCTTGTTCTTTAAGGCATCCAACTATATATATATGTACCCGTATAAGACCCTAAAAATCGTACGTTCCGTATAAGACGCTTGCACAAAAGGCCTCATTTCAATTATTATCCATGCTATATCAGCCTGTTGCACAGCTCTACGGTGTTTTTATCACGGTGTCTTATATGAATCGGCATAACATTCTCCATAGCTACATCAACGTACGTCAACGGGACTGCGAACACCCGCAGGTCCGCGGTTAAGTACCTATGTGTAAATAATGGTCGTCTTGACGTCGTTATGGCCAAGGAGTGCTTGAACCATTGCCCAAACATCATGTATAACTGCCTTCTATATATCACAGACAAAATCTACATTGACAGTAAAATCTCAGCCTGCTATTCTGTCATAGAAAAAACAAATTCCTATAAACTCTATGCTGATTCAACAGCTTTCGCAACAACGGGCCGATGCCTTAATGAAA
This sequence is a window from Nitrospirota bacterium. Protein-coding genes within it:
- a CDS encoding DUF4177 domain-containing protein; the protein is MVQVPPMISVKEKEHKGTEAATYMESVVNQMADQGWDFYRVDSIGVQLQPGCLAGLLGKKAAEGLYYVITFRKQA
- a CDS encoding membrane protein insertion efficiency factor YidD — encoded protein: MIILSEKMILLYRRLASERIRKSCRFEPSCSEYTLLSLRENGFLAGWQKALRRVIRCRPPHGGIEMP